Proteins co-encoded in one Spirosoma endbachense genomic window:
- a CDS encoding recombinase family protein gives MQTFVAYYRVSTKKQGLSGLGLDAQRSSVLSFVKTKALIIAEFCDIESGKQDRRPELLKAIEHAKQYKARLVIAKLDRLSRNMTFVSSLMDSHVSFVCADMPDANEFTIHIFAALAQQERKLISERTKKALDEKLLRIGQWRKSGRVFQDPVVSAKAAQSNRSRAAENENNRKATALIQALLGAKMTYVAIAHQLNQAGFKTARGNTFQATQVMRLAQRARGESMEKG, from the coding sequence ATGCAAACTTTCGTGGCCTACTACCGGGTGAGTACCAAGAAGCAGGGACTGTCCGGATTAGGACTCGATGCCCAGCGCAGCAGCGTGCTCAGCTTTGTCAAAACCAAAGCGCTGATCATCGCTGAATTTTGTGATATTGAATCGGGCAAGCAAGATCGTCGTCCTGAGCTACTCAAAGCCATCGAACATGCCAAGCAATATAAGGCCCGCCTGGTGATTGCTAAGCTCGACCGTCTCAGCCGTAACATGACCTTTGTGTCATCGTTGATGGACTCGCATGTCAGCTTCGTGTGTGCGGACATGCCCGACGCCAATGAGTTTACCATTCACATCTTCGCAGCTTTGGCCCAGCAGGAGCGGAAGCTGATTAGCGAGCGCACGAAGAAAGCCTTGGATGAAAAACTCCTGCGGATTGGTCAGTGGCGCAAGAGTGGCCGCGTTTTTCAAGATCCTGTGGTTTCGGCAAAAGCGGCCCAGTCGAATCGAAGCCGTGCCGCTGAGAATGAAAACAATCGGAAAGCCACCGCTCTGATCCAGGCCTTACTGGGCGCGAAAATGACCTATGTGGCCATTGCGCATCAGCTGAATCAAGCGGGTTTCAAGACGGCTCGTGGGAATACTTTTCAAGCTACCCAAGTAATGCGCTTAGCGCAGCGGGCTAGGGGTGAGTCGATGGAAAAGGGCTAA